One Brassica oleracea var. oleracea cultivar TO1000 chromosome C7, BOL, whole genome shotgun sequence genomic window carries:
- the LOC106305988 gene encoding protein trichome birefringence-like 24 isoform X2: MKLKVFSVSKIHKNVFLIKLFSAILITGLAFSLFIFHSSDFSPVFASVTGRFEARFLPPKVIVPENEDLIPQDIEIEKCNLFAGKWIPDSSGPTYTNSSCGNLIDGHQNCITNGRPDLDFLYWKWKPHDCLLPRFDPRKFLQLMRNKSWAFIGDSIVRNHVESLLCMLYMVEEPVEVYHDKEYKSKRWHFPIHNLTISNIWSPFLVQAAIFEDSNGVSSAAVQLHLDKLDETWTSLMPTLDYAIISTGKWTSTPDHFQNGEWHNGGTCRQTEPVSDEEAEMKNVHKILRGLEIGQFERAVREKTGEDGGGGGGNVKLLDFTGMLLTRPDGHPGAYRAFRPFDKDKNAKVQNDCLHWCLPGPIDYLNDVILETIVNG; the protein is encoded by the exons ATGAAGCTGAAGGTGTTCTCAGTCTCCAAGATCCATAAGAATGTGTTCCTCATCAAGCTCTTCTCTGCTATTCTCATAACAGGTCTCGCTTTCAGTCTCTTCATTTTCCACTCCAGCGACTTTTCTCCAGTCTTTGCTTCGGTCACCGGAAGATTCGAAGCACGGTTTCTGCCGCCGAAGGTTATCGTACCGGAAAATGAAGATCTCATTCCTCAGG ATATTGAAATAGAGAAGTGTAATCTCTTCGCTGGTAAATGGATCCCAGATTCATCAGGACCAACCTACACAAACAGCTCATGCGGTAATCTCATCGACGGTCACCAAAACTGCATCACCAACGGCAGGCCTGACCTAGACTTTCTCTACTGGAAATGGAAGCCTCATGACTGTTTGTTACCACGTTTTGATCCTCGAAAGTTTCTTCAACTTATGAGAAATAAATCTTGGGCATTCATCGGTGACTCCATCGTGCGTAACCACGTCGAATCTCTGCTTTGTATGCTCTATATG GTAGAAGAACCGGTTGAAGTGTACCACGACAAGGAGTACAAATCGAAAAGATGGCATTTCCCTATACATAACTTAACTATATCCAACATCTGGTCGCCATTTCTAGTCCAAGCCGCTATTTTTGAAGATTCAAACGGTGTCTCATCCGCAGCGGTCCAGCTACATCTTGACAAACTCGATGAGACATGGACCAGTCTGATGCCTACCCTAGACTATGCGATCATCTCAACCGGTAAATG GACTTCGACTCCAGACCATTTTCAAAACGGGGAGTGGCATAACGGTGGGACGTGTAGGCAAACCGAGCCGGTGAGTGATGAGGAGGCTGAGATGAAAAACGTACATAAGATACTAAGAGGTTTGGAGATTGGTCAGTTCGAGAGAGCGGTTAGAGAGAAGACGGGTGAGGACGGTGGTGGTGGTGGTGGTAATGTAAAGCTTTTGGATTTCACCGGGATGTTATTGACTCGACCCGATGGTCATCCGGGTGCGTACCGAGCGTTTAGGCCGTTTGATAAAGACAAAAATGCAAAGGTACAGAATGATTGTCTGCATTGGTGCTTGCCTGGTCCGATTGATTACTTGAATGATGTTATATTGGAGACCATAGTAAATGGCTAA
- the LOC106305989 gene encoding probable WRKY transcription factor 53: MEGKKDMLNWEQKTLVSELISGLEAAKKLQARLGEPSSLPPSSSSRAAEMNEILMKQILSSYEKSLAIVNWSSAPPVQLILKAGSIAPVTLIPESPVSINGSPRSEDFLDGRGSSNTHRQNHLFNSKKRKMLPKWTEKVRMSPERGLEGPHQDDVYSWRKYGQKDILGAKFPRSYYRCTHRSTQNCWATKQVQRSDSDSTVFEVTYRGTHTCSRATAAAPPPPASPEKQDTITKPPIAQKPNDLLESLKTSLTVRTEGLDEGEDVFSLFPNTPPFYDYGTPNDYFGGLMESSPIFDVVDWFNPTVEINPEFPTFLPDSIYY; the protein is encoded by the exons ATGGAAGGTAAAAAGGATATGTTAAATTGGGAACAAAAAACACTGGTAAGCGAGCTCATTTCTGGACTTGAGGCGGCCAAAAAGCTCCAGGCACGACTTGGAGAGCCATCATCGTTGCCGCCATCATCATCATCTCGGGCGGCTGAGATGAACGAGATTCTCATGAAGCAGATACTTTCTTCCTACGAGAAATCTCTTGCCATTGTAAACTGGTCGTCGGCGCCGCCTGTACAGCTTATTCTGAAGGCGGGTTCTATAGCTCCGGTGACACTGATTCCTGAATCTCCGGTGTCGATAAACGGAAGTCCAAGAAGTGAAGATTTCCTTGATGGAAGAGGTTCCAGCAATACTCATCGCCAAAATCACCTTTTCAATTCAAAGAAAAG GAAGATGTTACCAAAGTGGACAGAAAAAGTGAGAATGAGCCCAGAGAGAGGCTTAGAAGGACCTCATCAAGATGACGTCTATAGCTGGAGAAAGTATGGTCAGAAAGACATTTTGGGCGCCAAGTTCCCCAG GAGTTACTACAGATGCACGCACCGTAGCACACAGAACTGTTGGGCAACCAAGCAGGTCCAAAGATCGGACAGTGATTCAACGGTTTTCGAAGTGACGTACAGAGGAACACACACTTGCTCACGTGCGACCGCAGCAGCTCCTCCTCCACCGGCTTCGCCGGAGAAGCAAGACACCATAACCAAACCACCCATAGCTCAAAAGCCTAACGACCTTCTCGAGAGTCTCAAAACCAGTTTAACTGTTCGAACCGAGGGGCTTGACGAAGGTGAAGACGTTTTCTCGTTGTTCCCCAATACGCCGCCGTTTTATGATTACGGGACTCCCAACGACTATTTCGGCGGACTCATGGAGAGTTCCCCTATCTTCGACGTTGTTGATTGGTTCAATCCAACGGTTGAGATTAACCCGGAGTTTCCCACGTTTTTACCAGACTCGATTTATTATTAA
- the LOC106305987 gene encoding probable polygalacturonase, with amino-acid sequence MWPLSISVVFLPCFAAFLLTALSSAYGYGDSEATCSGIVPLKYRNDKISITDFGGVGDGRTVNTKAFRAAIYRIQHLRRRGGTVLYIPPGVFLTESFSLTSHMTLFLARGAVIKAVQDTWNWPLIDPLPSYGRGRELPGARYISFIHGDGLRDVVITGQNGTIDGQGEVWWNMWRSRTLKFTRPNLIEFKNSKAIIISNVIFQNSPFWNIHPVYCSDVVIHHVTILAPQDSPNTDGIDPDSSNNVCIEDSYISTGDDLVAIKSGWDEYGIAFGRPSSNITIRRITGSSPYAGIAIGSETSGGIKNIVAEHISLSNMGVGVNIKTNIGRGGYIKNIKISNVYVENAKYGIKIAGDTGDHPDAFYNPNALPIVKGIHINNVWGVNVQNAGSIQGLKGSPFTGICLSEINLHGSLNSYRTWKCSDVIGTSLKVSPWPCSELRTTGGSYSCSSTF; translated from the exons ATGTGGCCACTCTCCATATCAGTTGTCTTCCTCCCATGCTTCGCCGCTTTTCTACTCACCGCTCTTTCTTCGGCTTATGGCTATGGCGACTCGGAGGCGACATGTTCAGGAATAGTTCCCTTAAAGTACCGGAACGATAAGATCTCGATAACAGACTTTGGCGGCGTCGGGGACGGAAGGACGGTGAACACTAAGGCGTTTAGGGCGGCGATATATAGGATTCAGCATCTGAGGAGAAGAGGAGGCACGGTTCTGTATATACCTCCGGGAGTGTTTCTCACGGAGAGCTTCAGTCTCACTAGCCATATGACTCTCTTCTTGGCTAGAGGCGCTGTTATCAAAGCTGTTCAG GATACATGGAACTGGCCGTTGATTGATCCGTTGCCATCTTATGGAAGAGGGAGGGAGTTACCAGGGGCTCGGTATATTAGCTTCATTCATGGTGATGGCCTTCGTGATGTAGTCATCACTG GACAAAACGGGACAATAGACGGTCAAGGAGAAGTATGGTGGAACATGTGGCGCAGTAGAACACTAAAGTTCACTAGACCAAATCTAATCGAGTTCAAGAACTCTAAGGCGATCATAATCTCCAATGTTATTTTCCAGAACTCACCCTTCTGGAACATTCACCCTGTCTATTGCAG TGATGTTGTTATCCATCACGTTACCATCTTAGCTCCACAAGATTCCCCCAACACCGATGGAATCGATCCAG ATTCCAGCAACAACGTCTGCATAGAAGACTCCTACATCTCAACAGGGGACGACCTTGTAGCCATCAAAAGCGGTTGGGACGAGTACGGAATCGCTTTTGGCCGTCCAAGCTCAAACATAACGATACGCCGCATCACAGGATCTTCTCCATACGCAGGTATCGCAATAGGAAGCGAAACATCAGGAGGAATCAAGAACATCGTAGCAGAACACATCAGTCTCTCCAATATGGGCGTTGGAGTCAACATCAAGACAAACATTGGTCGTGGAGGATACATCAAAAACATCAAAATCTCTAACGTTTATGTTGAAAACGCAAAGTACGGGATCAAGATCGCTGGCGACACGGGAGATCACCCTGACGCGTTTTATAACCCGAACGCTCTTCCAATCGTTAAAGGAATACATATTAATAACGTTTGGGGGGTTAACGTTCAAAACGCCGGCTCCATTCAAGGCCTTAAGGGTTCACCTTTTACAG GGATATGTCTGAGTGAGATTAATCTACATGGAAGTTTGAATTCGTATCGGACGTGGAAGTGTTCCGATGTTATTGGAACTTCACTCAAGGTCAGCCCTTGGCCTTGTTCAGAGCTGAGAACTACCGGCGGATCTTATTCGTGTTCTTCCACCTTCTGA
- the LOC106305988 gene encoding protein trichome birefringence-like 24 isoform X1: protein MKLKVFSVSKIHKNVFLIKLFSAILITGLAFSLFIFHSSDFSPVFASVTGRFEARFLPPKVIVPENEDLIPQDIEIEKCNLFAGKWIPDSSGPTYTNSSCGNLIDGHQNCITNGRPDLDFLYWKWKPHDCLLPRFDPRKFLQLMRNKSWAFIGDSIVRNHVESLLCMLYMVEEPVEVYHDKEYKSKRWHFPIHNLTISNIWSPFLVQAAIFEDSNGVSSAAVQLHLDKLDETWTSLMPTLDYAIISTGKWYLKAAVYHENAKPVGCHICPEKSRLEELGFDHAYNASLRNVMDFIADETNRKGTVFFRTSTPDHFQNGEWHNGGTCRQTEPVSDEEAEMKNVHKILRGLEIGQFERAVREKTGEDGGGGGGNVKLLDFTGMLLTRPDGHPGAYRAFRPFDKDKNAKVQNDCLHWCLPGPIDYLNDVILETIVNG from the exons ATGAAGCTGAAGGTGTTCTCAGTCTCCAAGATCCATAAGAATGTGTTCCTCATCAAGCTCTTCTCTGCTATTCTCATAACAGGTCTCGCTTTCAGTCTCTTCATTTTCCACTCCAGCGACTTTTCTCCAGTCTTTGCTTCGGTCACCGGAAGATTCGAAGCACGGTTTCTGCCGCCGAAGGTTATCGTACCGGAAAATGAAGATCTCATTCCTCAGG ATATTGAAATAGAGAAGTGTAATCTCTTCGCTGGTAAATGGATCCCAGATTCATCAGGACCAACCTACACAAACAGCTCATGCGGTAATCTCATCGACGGTCACCAAAACTGCATCACCAACGGCAGGCCTGACCTAGACTTTCTCTACTGGAAATGGAAGCCTCATGACTGTTTGTTACCACGTTTTGATCCTCGAAAGTTTCTTCAACTTATGAGAAATAAATCTTGGGCATTCATCGGTGACTCCATCGTGCGTAACCACGTCGAATCTCTGCTTTGTATGCTCTATATG GTAGAAGAACCGGTTGAAGTGTACCACGACAAGGAGTACAAATCGAAAAGATGGCATTTCCCTATACATAACTTAACTATATCCAACATCTGGTCGCCATTTCTAGTCCAAGCCGCTATTTTTGAAGATTCAAACGGTGTCTCATCCGCAGCGGTCCAGCTACATCTTGACAAACTCGATGAGACATGGACCAGTCTGATGCCTACCCTAGACTATGCGATCATCTCAACCGGTAAATGGTATCTTAAAGCCGCTGTTTACCACGAAAATGCTAAACCGGTCGGTTGCCATATTTGTCCGGAAAAGTCTCGCTTGGAAGAGCTAGGATTCGACCATGCTTATAACGCCTCGCTGCGTAACGTCATGGACTTCATAGCAGATGAAACTAACCGTAAAGGTACGGTGTTTTTCAGGACTTCGACTCCAGACCATTTTCAAAACGGGGAGTGGCATAACGGTGGGACGTGTAGGCAAACCGAGCCGGTGAGTGATGAGGAGGCTGAGATGAAAAACGTACATAAGATACTAAGAGGTTTGGAGATTGGTCAGTTCGAGAGAGCGGTTAGAGAGAAGACGGGTGAGGACGGTGGTGGTGGTGGTGGTAATGTAAAGCTTTTGGATTTCACCGGGATGTTATTGACTCGACCCGATGGTCATCCGGGTGCGTACCGAGCGTTTAGGCCGTTTGATAAAGACAAAAATGCAAAGGTACAGAATGATTGTCTGCATTGGTGCTTGCCTGGTCCGATTGATTACTTGAATGATGTTATATTGGAGACCATAGTAAATGGCTAA